The following are from one region of the Sardina pilchardus chromosome 4, fSarPil1.1, whole genome shotgun sequence genome:
- the LOC134078526 gene encoding uncharacterized protein LOC134078526: MWRGKPEVPRMADLPPSRLRLFKPAFHSTGVDCFGPYNIRVGRRSEKRWGIIFKCMTTRGVYLDLLNSIDTDSFLMSLRRFVSRRGTPCELLSDQGTNFKSGQRELKEAFAALQPTLQSLLAKQQIKFRFNPPGAPHFGGTWEREIRSLKAALHTTLGGQSVTEEVLRTVLTEIEGILNSKPLGYVSADVADVDPVTPNCLLMGRPDSSLPQVVYPASEMLTSKRWRHSQVLADHFWSHFIRRYLPSLQPRSKWTKDTDNLQAGAVAMIVDQHLPRALWPVGVVSHTTAGADGRIRSATVQVKDRAYTRPVSRLIRLPALPEDNKTD; this comes from the coding sequence ATGTGGCGTGGGAAACCAGAGGTTCCAAGGATGGCTGATTTGCCCCCTTCCCGCCTACGGTTATTCAAGCCAGCCTTCCACTCTACTGGTGTTGACTGCTTCGGCCCATATAACATCCGTGTGGGTCGTCGTAGTGAGAAAAGATGGGGcataatatttaaatgtatgaCTACAAGAGGAGTCTACCTAGATCTGTTGAATAGCATTGACACTGACTCGTTCCTGATGTCACTCCGCCGGTTTGTTTCACGGAGAGGGACCCCCTGTGAGCTGTTGTCTGACCAGGGGACGAACTTCAAGAGTGGCCAGAGAGAGTTGAAGGAGGCGTTTGCCGCCCTACAACCAACCTTGCAGTCCTTGCTTGCTAAGCAGCAAATCAAGTTCCGGTTCAACCCGCCTGGAGCCCCTCATTTCGGAGGCACCTGGGAGCGAGAGATAAGATCTCTGAAAGCCGCCCTCCATACAACACTTGGTGGTCAGTCCGTCACAGAGGAAGTGCTAAGGACAGTCCTTACAGAAATAGAAGGTATTCTGAATTCGAAACCGCTGGGTTATGTGTCAGCGGATGTGGCAGATGTCGATCCAGTTACCCCAAACTGCCTTCTGATGGGGCGGCCGGACTCCTCGCTACCCCAAGTGGTCTACCCCGCCTCCGAAATGCTAACAAGCAAACGCTGGCGCCACAGCCAAGTCTTGGCGGACCATTTTTGGTCACATTTTATCAGAAGGTACCTACCTAGTCTTCAGCCCAGAAGCAAATGGACCAAAGACACAGACAACCTCCAGGCCGGAGCGGTGGCAATGATCGTCGACCAGCACCTCCCTCGGGCCCTGTGGCCAGTGGGTGTGGTGAGCCATACTACTGCAGGAGCTGATGGGAGGATCAGATCTGCGACGGTTCAAGTGAAGGACCGGGCCTACACTAGGCCTGTTTCTAGACTGATTCGGTTGCCCGCCCTGCCTGAGGATAATAAGACTGATTAA
- the LOC134078571 gene encoding sacsin-like, whose amino-acid sequence MRMLSSVVWDPKEEISSILVQLGLATLNHSFFVGLPYMYSTLKSEVLQVSEITAVLDKLLLVPHSNFKKIDSSKLDRLLHFLLSGIRDTRDSKEYQRKLKTLPLFETVHGERQSIKGCNKVFILKTGFERIPDLYCIGANGHVVLKNTLVNQTLSVTLKISALTDLEFYVKFLLPLLHTLTEKQVFDSIELLLVLKQKKTYKDYKDQIVDQLRRVKFIRDIHDTPQLASYFFDEKEPLYKIMLPRENFVPPTFWEAIDHEEGSVRRLLKELGMKHTVTDVEIIEFARIIESEAHHTISIDELKKKSSALFIKALEYNANKKSNLLNRIAHIKFVFPLQIQKKLCDYHQPFAGNRDVVAIKGSLIDTNPDHQYLIWSSTPILPTDKLCQSYVEDLNEAGAFRHPPSESVAQNLKNICQSECPNNNLRNIRKTAFCQSYAYLQSKNFRASQLQDLPVVLVENDTVLVQTSRAVLSLNNHLEFRPYLYRISPQHVLYAEFFKKIGVEERPTIRQYGTVLMDIYMDTKGKETLNANQQLTVKRAVQHLFELIAEQPKQKHFPEHLYLPSTDGKLYKSQELYFNDTVYQAKRLEDSLKDKIRLVMNLGDCYLGEDLYKHQKMLQLLPKDHQLTMLSHITTESLVRSSMNLCEYGNSCEFSGWFEKRLSSSAFLHGLTCLIREENEGNMCQDDAVQLCQSTFGRLQIICCENLETELLLGHEPLANTSSETQVYVPKEGCTFYLKHSDDMAFKVMHEVAMTLTKEINSLLQNALHPNRLLGLGELLLCDTQEEVDKTLEKYGIRNSAIKVGLHRPNPGSLIPEEWYDVLDMNFMNNYERGEYVGFKKTSEDENYYHAVIVECLPALHEIGGYCCRYKIESGKDEFVEVSSLDLYQFKREKTSFSKQSVCRTIRLVDGPVLSPEEDFPETFEEIKKEIDKCLKEIRTLSKDEQHKAIRRLYLRWHPDKNPGQEELDNKAFRYLKNKIEEFEAKETVDDLETRNFSRQNETAQSHFSWNFEHFFRQWNSEATRHRQGRERSQHTNSRPQNDFWAFQQEMLRSDKVEGKRWHLQAQCDLRAAHNDTGGEATEWCMFKVHQAVEKALMAVEYRRSGKASSTGSISALAKKVSGYSPELSTLSGLVSRLKRLGVDGKTTQYPNYHQPPQIPNNAFQPENEKEALDIALELLQKVDSYVTN is encoded by the coding sequence ATGAGGATGTTGTCGTCTGTTGTTTGGGATCCAAAGGAAGAGATATCATCCATACTAGTCCAATTAGGCCTGGCGACATTAAACCACTCTTTTTTTGTTGGATTACCTTATATGTATAGCACTCTAAAGTCTGAAGTCCTTCAAGTAAGTGAAATCACTGCAGTTCTCGACAAACTTCTCCTGGTTCCCCACTCCAACTTCAAAAAAATAGACAGCTCTAAATTGGACAGACTTCTGCATTTTCTCCTATCTGGAATTAGAGACACCAGAGACTCAAAAGAATATCAGAGAAAGTTGAAGACATTACCTCTGTTTGAAACAGTACATGGTGAGCGGCAGAGCATTAAAGGGTGTAACAAAGTGTTCATTCTGAAGACAGGGTTTGAAAGGATCCCTGATTTGTACTGTATTGGTGCAAATGGACACGTTGTCCTGAAGAACACCCTTGTCAACCAGACACTCTCAGTAACACTGAAAATAAGTGCTTTAACTGACCTAGAGTTCTATGTAAAGTTCTTGCTGCCcttactccacacactcacagaaaaacAAGTTTTTGACTCAATTGAGCTGCTCTTGGTCCTAAAGCAAAAGAAAACATACAAGGACTACAAGGATCAGATTGTAGACCAACTAAGACGTGTTAAGTTCATTAGAGATATCCATGATACTCCTCAATTGGCCTCATACTTTTTTGATGAGAAAGAGCCCCTCTACAAGATTATGCTTCCTCGAGAGAACTTTGTACCACCAACATTCTGGGAAGCAATTGATCATGAAGAAGGATCCGTCAGACGGCTACTGAAGGAGCTTGGAATGAAACACACTGTTACAGATGTTGAGATTATAGAGTTTGCGCGCATAATTGAGTCAGAAGCACATCACACAATCTCAATTGATGAGTTGAAGAAGAAGTCTTCTGCATTATTCATTAAAGCTTTGGAATACAATGCCAATAAAAAGTCCAACTTGTTGAACAGGATTGCACACATTAAGTTTGTTTTTCCTTTGCAAATTCAGAAAAAACTGTGTGATTACCACCAACCGTTTGCAGGAAATAGAGATGTGGTGGCAATCAAAGGGTCTTTGATTGACACAAACCCTGATCATCAGTATCTCATTTGGTCGTCCACACCAATACTGCCGACAGACAAACTGTGTCAATCTTACGTCGAAGATTTGAATGAAGCAGGAGCCTTTCGTCATCCACCCTCTGAGTCAGTGGCCCAGAACCTGAAAAACATCTGTCAGTCAGAATGCCCAAACAATAATTTGAGAAACATCAGAAAAACTGCATTTTGCCAATCATATGCATACTTACAATCAAAGAATTTCAGGGCATCTCAGCTTCAAGACCTGCCAGTGGTTCTTGTTGAAAATGATACTGTTCTTGTGCAAACCAGTCGAGCAGTGCTCAGTCTGAATAATCACCTTGAGTTTAGGCCATATCTGTATAGAATCAGTCCACAGCATGTGTTATATGCTGAATTCTTCAAAAAGATCGGTGTGGAGGAGAGACCCACAATAAGGCAGTACGGCACAGTCCTCATGGACATTTATATGGACACCAAAGGAAAGGAAactctcaatgcaaatcagcAGTTAACAGTCAAACGTGCTGTGCAGCATTTGTTCGAACTAATTGCGGAACAgccaaaacaaaagcactttCCAGAGCATTTGTATCTACCATCAACAGATGGCAAACTATACAAATCCCAAGAACTCTACTTCAATGATACTGTCTACCAGGCAAAAAGACTTGAAGACTCACTGAAAGACAAAATCAGACTCGTAATGAATCTGGGTGACTGTTACCTTGGGGAGGACCTATATAAACATCAGAAGATGCTGCAGTTGCTACCTAAAGACCATCAACTCACAATGTTGTCTCATATCACCACTGAAAGCCTTGTGAGATCTAGCATGAATCTGTGTGAATATGGAAATAGCTGTGAGTTCAGTGGCTGGTTTGAGAAACGTTTATCCTCCAGTGCATTTTTACATGGTCTCACATGTTTGATCAGAGAAGAAAATGAAGGTAACATGTGTCAAGATGATGCTGTTCAACTATGCCAAAGTACCTTTGGAAGACTTCAGATCATTTGCTGTGAAAACCTTGAGACAGAGCTTCTCTTGGGTCATGAGCCACTTGCTAACACCTCTTCTGAAACCCAAGTGTACGTCCCAAAAGAGGGCTGCACATTCTACCTGAAACACAGTGACGATATGGCCTTTAAGGTAATGCATGAGGTGGCTATGACATTAACCAAAGAAATCAATTCCCTGCTGCAGAACGCTTTACACCCAAACAGACTTCTGGGTTTGGGCGAGCTTTTGTTATGTGATACACAGGAAGAAGTTGACAAGACACTCGAAAAATATGGAATCCGTAACAGTGCCATCAAAGTAGGACTTCATCGTCCAAACCCAGGGAGTCTGATACCGGAGGAATGGTATGATGTCCTTGACATGAACTTTATGAACAACTATGAAAGAGGCGAGTATGTTGGCTTCAAAAAGACATCAGAGGATGAGAACTATTACCATGCAGTGATTGTTGAGTGTTTGCCTGCATTGCATGAAATAGGCGGATATTGCTGTAGATACAAAATAGAAAGTGGCAAGGATGAGTTTGTTGAGGTAAGCTCCCTTGATCTTTACCAGTTTAAACGTGAAAAAACATCTTTTTCAAAGCAAAGCGTTTGTAGAACAATAAGGCTAGTGGATGGACCTGTGCTATCACCAGAGGAAGACTTCCCAGAGACTTTTGAGGAAATCAAAAAGGAAATTGACAAGTGCCTGAAAGAAATCAGGACTCTGTCGAAAGATGAGCAACACAAAGCCATCAGACGCCTGTATCTCCGGTGGCATCCAGACAAAAACCCAGGGCAAGAAGAGCTCGATAATAAGGCTTTTAGGTACTTAAAAAACAAAATTGAAGAATTTGAGGCAAAAGAGACTGTAGATGATTTAGAAACAAGGAATTTCAGTAGACAAAATGAGACTGCACAATCTCATTTCTCGTGGAACTTTGAACACTTCTTCCGTCAGTGGAACTCCGAAGCAACGCGTCACCGTCAAGGTCGAGAGAGGTCCCAGCACACCAATAGCAGACCCCAGAATGATTTTTGGGCGTTTCAGCAGGAGATGCTAAGGTCAGACAAAGTGGAAGGTAAGCGCTGGCATTTACAAGCCCAGTGTGACCTTCGTGCCGCCCACAATGACACAGGGGGAGAGGCCACGGAGTGGTGTATGTTCAAGGTTCATCAGGCTGTGGAGAAGGCCCTGATGGCAGTGGAGTACAGGCGGAGTGGAAAAGCCTCTTCCACAGGCTCCATCTCTGCTCTTGCTAAGAAGGTGTCAGGCTACAGCCCTGAGCTGAGCACTTTGTCAGGCCTTGTGAGTCGACTAAAACGTTTGGGTGTAGATGGCAAAACAACTCAGTACCCCAACTACCACCAGCCTCCTCAGATTCCTAACAATGCATTCCAAcctgaaaatgaaaaagaggCTCTTGATATCGCATTGGAACTTCTGCAGAAAGTGGACTCATATGTAACAAACTGA